One genomic region from Leucoraja erinacea ecotype New England unplaced genomic scaffold, Leri_hhj_1 Leri_406S, whole genome shotgun sequence encodes:
- the LOC129693740 gene encoding uncharacterized protein LOC129693740, translating into MKCVYWLHLLAWSAVTTGAWSAVTTGGDFYDYLAVGDDGESGSGHIPGSQGDQLEISTLTNLSIFLMEFSRLKRFPVAVIANKIDGALGGMDWGTVEKGTRLTAASTLLHTVALALMASRTASAVAPLSISTHNLDVEIRSHRGNATADERLVLNVAGNKMELYWSAIPTDNHTGPTRVGFINYHNLGLALEGVGAGEGAREGAGEGAREGPGPEPADFRLISSVVTVAVGQGSGSSLREPLNLTLLHSEVRHRLTHGVVTCGPRTCV; encoded by the exons ATGAAGTGCGTTTACTGGCTTCATCTCCTCG CGTGGAGTGCAGTCACCACCGGAG CGTGGAGTGCAGTCACCACCGGAG GAGACTTCTATGACTATCTGGCTGTGGGTGATG ATGGAGAGAGTGGATCAGGCCACATTCCTGGTTCCCAGG GGGATCAGCTGGAAATCTCCACGTTGACAAACCTCAGCATCTTTTTAATGGAATTCAGCCGCCTGAAGAGGTTTCCCGTGGCG GTCATCGCTAACAAGATAGACGGGGCGCTGGGCGGCATGGACTGGGGCACTGTGGAGAAGGGCACCAGGCTCACGGCAGCCTCTACTCTGCTGCACACGGTGGCCCTGGCACTGATGGCCTCACGTACTGCCAGTGCCGTGGCTCCACTGTCAATCTCCACCCACAACCTGG ACGTTGAAATCCGTTCCCACCGAGGTAATGCCACGGCAGACGAGCGGCTGGTCCTGAACGTGGCCGGCAACAAGATGGAGCTGTACTGGTCGGCCATCCCCACAGACAACCACACAG gcCCCACCAGGGTGGGATTCATCAACTACCACAACCTGGGCTTGGCCCTGGAGGGAGTGGGGGCCGGAGAGGGGGCCAGAGAGGGGGCCGGAGAGGGGGCCAGAGAGGGTCCCGGTCCGGAGCCGGCCGACTTCCGTCTGATCTCCAGCGTGGTGACGGTGGCGGTGGGCCAGGGGTCCGGCTCATCGCTGAGGGAGCCCCTCaacctcaccctcctgcactctgaGGTGAGGCATCGACTGACCCACGGTGTGGTCACTTGTGGCCCCAGGACATGTGTATAG